From the genome of Candidatus Eisenbacteria bacterium:
TTCACGATGACGCAGCAGACGATGGAGATCCGTCCGAGCATCAGCGGCAAGCTCAGTACCTTCTTCCAGCTCGCCTCGGTGGCGCTCGTGCTGGTGGGTCTCGTGCGACCCGACCTCGTCGCGCCGCTCCTCGAGCAGACGTGCTTCTACGCGGCCGCGGCCCTCACGACCGCGGCCGGCGCGCAGTACGTCTACCGGGGCCTCGTCTGGGTGCAGTCGCGCGGGCAGAACAACCTGGGCACGCCGGCATAGCGTCGCGCGGACGGGTCCGCTAAAGGTCGCCGTCGTGGAACTCCGGGGTCGCTGGGCGCTCGTCACGGGGGCGGCGAAGCGCGTGGGACGGGTCATCGCGCTCGAGCTCGCCGCCCGCGGCGCCAACGTCGTCGTCCACTACAACAGCTCGGCTCCCGACGCCGCGGCGACGGTCACGGCCCTGCGCGCGAAGGGCGTCGACGCGGTCGCGCTCCGCGCCGATCTCGGCGACGCGACGAGCGTGCGCCGCCTCGCCGCCGAGGCCGAAGCGCGCAGCGCGGGCGGCCTCGCCGTCCTCGTGAACAGCGCCTCCAACTACCTGCGGACCCCCTTCGACGAGATCACCGACGCGGCGTGGAGCGCGAGCGTCGACGTGAACCTCCGCGCGCCCTTCCTGCTCGCCTGGGAGATCGGCCGCGCCATGCGCGGGCGCGGCGAGGGCGCGATCGTCAACATCGCCGACTGGGCCGGCGAGCGGCCCTACCGCGACTACCTGCCGTACTGCGTCTCGAAGGCGGGCGTCATCGCGCTCACGAAGGCGCTCGCGAAGGAGCTCGCACCCGCCGTGCGCGTGAACGCGGTCGCGCCAGGCCCCGTGCTGCTCCCCGACGACTTCGGACCGGAGCAGGTGGCGGCGGTGCGTCGCGCGACGCCGCTCGGCCGCATCGGCACGCCCGAAGACGTGGCACGTGCCATACGCTTCCTCGTCGAGGAGGCGGCGTTCTCGACCGGGACGATCCTGCACGTCGACGGTGGCCGCGCGATCGCGTGATCGACGCTCGCGTTTGATTGCCTGGGGTTGGGGCGTGTGTTAGCGTCCGCGCCCGCTACCGTGTTTGCTTCCGTCGACGAGGTCATCCAGCGCTTCGAGGCGCTCAAGTACATCACGAGCCGCACGATCGGCACCGTCGTCTACCTCGCCGCCAAGCTCCACAAGCCGATCCTGGTCGAAGGGCCGGCCGGCGTCGGCAAGACGGAGCTCGCCAAGGTCCTCTCGCAGGCGCTCGGGCAC
Proteins encoded in this window:
- a CDS encoding SDR family oxidoreductase — encoded protein: MELRGRWALVTGAAKRVGRVIALELAARGANVVVHYNSSAPDAAATVTALRAKGVDAVALRADLGDATSVRRLAAEAEARSAGGLAVLVNSASNYLRTPFDEITDAAWSASVDVNLRAPFLLAWEIGRAMRGRGEGAIVNIADWAGERPYRDYLPYCVSKAGVIALTKALAKELAPAVRVNAVAPGPVLLPDDFGPEQVAAVRRATPLGRIGTPEDVARAIRFLVEEAAFSTGTILHVDGGRAIA